Part of the Drosophila kikkawai strain 14028-0561.14 chromosome 3L, DkikHiC1v2, whole genome shotgun sequence genome is shown below.
aataaaatagttaagAAACTAATattctaattaataatttctataaataaagtatataaagaATTGTAGCTCCGAAAACCCTAAAAATTTCTGTCTGTGCTGCCAAACTTTTATGGCATTAAGTGGCAGCGGCCAAGAAGCACTGGAAATCCAAGCATTCCGTCATAAAGAACAAGACgtaaaaatatgaaacaaataaacaaggtGAAGATGTGGCAGTACAGAAAGCTTTTAAGAGCCGTTGTTGGGATGGAGAAATGTGGTTGGGGGGAAATTGGGAAAAGTACTGCCCCGGGCAACCGATAAGCATATGTGTCAAAATTGAAGACATTTCCTAATGCCCTTCAATCTTATTCGCATCTCCAGTGTGTGTTGCCTGGAGACCCAAATCAATGAGCGGCAGCAACTGTCCAGCTGTCCATCAAAGTTTCGACAAATTACCTGGACTAATTGAATGGAGTTAGTTGTATTACATTACCCCTAGATCTTGGCCTTGTAGAGGGAGCTGGGAAAGAGAAGACCTCCCCTCATCAACGCAATGAAACCGAGCAGAATTGTGGCACGAAAAGTTTTGAGAAGCGCCAAAAACGAGCTCAACGCCAAATGTCAAGGAAACAAACAAACTGAAAATGCCGTAAAAATAATACCAAAGTGTAGGGGCAACAAGCCACAGCAATTAGGCAACCGGAGAAGCCAAAAGCCAAGAATTTCCACATGCAGAGACCCAAGTGAAAATTGCCGAGAGTACAGAGGAAGTGGCAAGTGGAAAATTGTGAATTAGAAAATCCCTCTTGGATCTAGCAGAAAAACCATTTAGCTTTAGTTTTTctggccttttttttttgttaccaGCTCTTGTTCTGGTCTAAACCGCAAGTCatattcgattttatttttgattgtGTTTTGATGGCACTGGGGCAGTCCTGTTGAAGTATGCACACAAAAAACAGGGAAATTTTTCATTCCATACTGTTGTTTATGGCTGTACGAGATTTTGATTGCCTGTCTCGGAATATTGGCCATACGCAGCTCTTGTGCTCGTGACAAGTGTTCAATTATAAGCGCTTAGTCGTGCTCCCAACGTCAGCGTCCTTGGTGATGGCTTCCGGTTCTTGTTATTGCGGCTTCCTCTGGTGCCGccattttttctctttctacactgttttttttgtggctgGTTTTTTGGAGAATATCTTGGGGCAATACAAAGTCTGGTTAGTCGAgttcaaaatttgtttttattttttcttttaatattctCATTTTTTTTGAAGCAGAGAAATTTCCCCGCTAAGTAGAAACTCAAATGTTTGATACGAGTGCGTGCTTGTGTGTGCTGTTGAGCTTCAAAACCGGATTTCCGCCTCCTGTAAAAACCTCAACTTAAAGCCAACCCGGTCAACAGCACGTGGCAGTTGTTACCTTCTGGCATAATTTTCCACTCCCATCCCCAGCGATTTGCTGGGtggaaaatgctgaaaatgtGTGCCGGAGCTTTTCGTTTCATAAATTTACAACAGTGGATCCCAACCGCACTGGGCCGAAGGGCTCTCCCGGGCTCGCCAGAAACATTTCCGGGCAGCGAAATGAGCCagtacacaaacacacacactcacagagGAAAGCCACCAAAAATGGGGGTCAGATACTACAGTGCGGCACATACTGTATGCTCATTATATGGCCCAAAGCCAAAAGTAAAGCGCAGGATTGTGTGCACTAGTTGGCCCAGTTTGGCTCATGTGCTCTGAGCTGTCCCGTCCTGTCCTGGCTCGAGGACATGCCCAAGATGTAATTGTACTTGGCCTCAAAAGTGGCTTGAACTGCGGCTCATTGGGTGCATAAAAATGGCAAGAGAACTGACTTGTGGTCCCTGGGACCTTTTCctgcacagagaaaaagtAGAGGAACATGGATTAAAGGCAATGTAtatcttattttatattaattaaacttcTTGTAAacatttcttataaatatcTAATATATTCTTGAGctatttacttattattttctttatctaCAAGACCTCCTTTGTAACCCTCAACCTTTGTAACCCTCAATCCGATtgtactttaaataaattaccaCCGTTTCAGTTGGCAGATAATCAGACATCGAGCCATTACAACACCATGTTTGGCTAATGGCCAGACCACAATCAAACTTCAATTTGTATGGACAATTGCTAGCAGCTGACGACTGTCAAAAGGGCGTGGCTCAGTGTAATTAAAATAGGGCAAGTGTGGGGAAGTAAGAACGTGGCAATGGGGAGTGCCGAGCTGATTATGTGAAACCATTATGCGGCTGTGAGGGGGTGGCATTAATAATGCAACAGGCAGAGTGGTCGCGATGGCTTCATTAGATCGCTTAAATGGTGGTTTTGTGTGCGTTTGTGTGTCTGGTGTTGTCTATTAAGCGGCAAGTGTTGTTCCTTGTCTGCGGTCGAAGGATATGCTGTCATTGGCAGGCACTTGAGATGCGCAGCCCAGCAAACTACCcctaaatatacatatatatatatgtatgtatatagccACCCCTCTTTGAGATATTCCGCTGTTCCTGTCATCGTCAACAAGTCCTGGCACTTACGTGACCGTCCGCAACTTTAATGGCAGTCTGTCGGCTGGTCAGCAGGCACTTGACATTGGCAGTACTCAGACATAGGGTGAAAAATGCGACTATAAAATAATAGAGAATACgttttatagtaaaaatatacTTCTCTTAAGAGAACCTATAAGTTAAAgatattattcatttttttttctatttaaatgtttactaAAATAAACATCTCACCACGCAACAAGttctttatttgatttcttgCAGTGTTTAGGAAAACTTCCGTAATGGCCGGCATACGGTGCGTATTAGTTACATTAGTTGAAGGCCAAATGAGACAGTGGGACACATTTGTTTATTGCTTTATTTCTGCGTGTTTGCATTGTAATTTTGGTGTATATTCGAGGCGAATAACGCCACAAAGTCCAATTCAATTATGAGGCCCCAGCACACATGCTGGAATTAGCCAAATATTTGAGCTCTACCGCCTTAAAGATTTTCCGTCTTTAAAAGGCAAAATTACATTTGGTTGGCGCTAATTAAATATGCATGACAAGGATTAATTATCAATTTCATGGTCAAATATATACCAGTTACCAGCACCCAAAGCCACTCTAAAACTTTTGGCAATGCCTTCCAAGTTTTTGGTGAGTCAGCATTAGCAGCGTAGCCGGACTAAGCCAAGTCAAACGGCATAAGTCCTGGTCTGCCGAAAAATCTCCGGCCCAGAAGGACTTAATCACTGTAATGGAAGTTGGGCCAGGCcagagccagcagcagcagcagcttacAAAACCGAAAAACAAGATTTTTTGCTTGAAATCACAAACAAAATAGGACACAAATATATGAATGGCCAAAAGCTGAAATTGTATTATCACTCCTCATGGCTGACAAAACATTTTGGCCCAATGCCCGGCATCAGATTTATTGCCGGATAAACGTCCGACACTCCAGTAACTTGTCACTTGGGCAAGACAGTGAGAAagtaacttttaattaaatgcgaAACTGGCAAGGCTGCAACTGCCGCTGAAAGTTCAACTGCGGTTGCAGCTTGGCTTTTCCAGGACTTTCCATATTTCCTCATTCGTCTAATGGAATTACGTCAACGGAATGCGTGTGGGACTTTAGCCGAGTGGCCATGTGTCCTTTTCCAGCAGGCTGTTGCAGCAATTTGCGGCCAAAAACCGATGAAAGCATCTCGTTATGTCGCTTGCACACGggtcgtatgcgtaatattgaTTACAAGTCAGTTGGGGACTTTTGCCTGTCAGCCAGGCTTGTGTTTGTGCTTTCTTCAAATGGTCTTGACATTTCCTTGCACACATTTTCCTGTTTTCATGCAAAAATTCAACTTTGAACTGCATTCCTCAGCCATTTGCTGTGGCATTTTTGGAATTTCAGTTGCCAAAAATTGAGCTAAAATTACATTTGTCTCCgtgaaattatttttgattcgGCTAacgcttttgtttatttcgttGCAGGTCAAATTTCACCCGCAGTACGCAGtttgcatatttaaatattgaaatttcgGAGAGGAAATTTTAATGAGACGACTGTGGAAAACCGAAGGCGAGGAGCACCAGTGAGTGGgcagggcagcagcagcgcggAACCGCAGGAGTCAGTGGAGCTGCTGTCAATCAAACGGAGTCGCTGGCCAGGACTCCAACCAACCGAAAATCCAACCATCTGACCGGCTCATCATTGACACCATGGTCACGAACATGTCGCAGCCGCATTATTGCGGCACTGGCATCGATGATTTTCACACAAAGTGAGTACGGATAAGGGACAGGGGAATGGGTAGGGGAACGGGCCAGGGCACGGGACAGTGGCTCTGTGTCTCGTGGGGATGCCTGcatattaattacatttttaaatgtaatttccaTAATAATTTCTGCCTGGCGGCCGAGGCGTGCATAACGAAGTCATGTGTGTAATTGCCTCCGGCGCAAGGAGCTAATTTAAGGATGCTCGAGCCGCATTGagattaataatttttaaattgagaGCAAAGTTAAAAGGTTGCTAAAGGTAATCAAGATGTTAAAAGACTCTTTTAAGAAACTTTGAAGTACCTTTTTTatagtaaataatttatatataaaccttTTCGAAACCCTCCTTCTCCCACAGCTACAAATACTTCCATGGCTACTTCTCGCTTATTGTCTGCATCCTGGGCACTATCGCAAATACCCTAAATATTATTGTGCTAACCCGAAGGGAGATGCGATCCCCAACGAATGCCATACTCACGGGTCTGGCGGTGGCCGATCTGGCTGTGATGCTGGAATATATTCCCTATACGGTCCACGATTATATACTCAGTGCCCGGCTGCCGCGGGAGGAGCAGCTGAGCTACAGCTGGGCCTGCTTCATCAAGTTCCACTCGGTGTTCCCCCAGGTGCTGCACACCATCTCTATTTGGCTCACCGTAACGCTGGCCGTGTGGCGTTACATAGCGGTGAGTTATCCCCAACGGAATCGGATCTGGTGTGGCATGAGAACGACGCTGATCACCATTGCCACGGCCTATGTGGTGTGTGTTCTGGTAGTGTCACCGTGGCTGTATCTGGTCTCAGCCATAGCCAAGTTCCTGGAGACGCTGGATGCGAGTGGCAAGACCATAGCTTCGGTGCCGTTGAGTCAGTATATACTGGACTACAATcgggagcaggaggaggatgtAACCATGCAGGTCATGTCCAGCACTACGCCAGATATATCCTGGGCGATGCCGAGTGGTTCGGCCAATGGAACGGCCGTCAGTGTGCTGACCCTGACCACAGTGGTGCCTCTCACCAGCTGGACACCAGGGACAACTCCGGCGATGATGGGTGAACGAAACGTGACGGTCTACAAGCTATATCACAGTGCCTTGGCCCTGCACGATCGACAGTTCAGGAACGCCACCTTCCTCATCTACAGTGTCCTGATCAAGCTGATACCCTGCTTTGCCCTGACCGTGCTCTCGGTGCGGTTAATCGGCGCTTTGTTGGAGGCCAAGCGGAGGAGGAAGATCCTTGCGTGCCATGCGGCCAACGACATGCAGCCGATAGTCAACGGGAAGGTGGTGGTGACGCCCACTCAGCCCAAGAGCTGCAAGTTGTtggagaaggagaagcagACGGATCGAACGACCAGGATGCTCCTGGcggtgctgctgctcttccTAATCACCGAGTTCCCGCAGGGGATTATGGGCCTGCTGAATGCTCTCCTCGGCGATGCCTTCTTCCTGCAGTGTTACCTAAAGCTGAGTGAGTATTCCATTTACTCGTCCTCCTCATCTAGAAAAACCCCCCTAATTGCTTTATTGGCTATGATAATTGACTGAATTTATGGCTAGTATTTTCGTGATGGGCCAACTGGCAATCAATCATACGCACCGCTGACTCCCATAATTGCACCACAAATTCGTGGCTTCCATAGGGCCACGTCCTTGGCCTTGACTTGGTCTTGTTGTacatactttttgtttgcttggGACACTGCGAAAAAGTAATTGCAAATAAAGAGACATTTCCAATcagaaattaatgaaaatttttcataatttataaataattttatatttatgatcACAAGTGTACCCAAGCTTCGGCATCCCGAAGTTACGTTTCTtgcttgtttattttattttagttactaaatataacatttttcaaCTTAAATTTCCAACCAAAATCCTCTTTAACCTTGAACTTTGAGTAAAACCAACGCACAACAGATGGCGTGCTTGTAGTGTGACGGTGACTCCGTACTTATTGCATTTCAATGTCCCACTGCAGGTGACCTAATGGACATCTTGGCACTTATTAATTCGAGCATCAATTTCATCCTTTACTGCTCGATGAGTCGCCAGTTCCGTAGCACGTTCGCCCTACTCTTCCGGCCGCGCTGGCTGGACAAGTGGCTGCCGCTCTCTCAGCATGACGGCGAAGGACGCGGCGGGGGGAGTGGGTATGGCTATGGCtacggcggcggtggtggctaTGGAAGGCAGCGATTACTACACACGGACGCCGCCAGCAAGAGCATGGCCATCGATCTCGGCCTGACGACGCAAGTGACGAATGTGTAGCACGAGAGCAGCGGCCGGGCAGCGGTGTCAACCGCAGCGGCGGCATCATCCacagctgcagcaggagcagcaacatcaCTAGCAGCAGcttctgcagcagcagcagcatccacagcagcagctgcagcaacatCAACGACAGCAGCGACTGAAATTGATGGATGTGCTGGCGCCACAAACGACATCAGCCTGGTGGAAGTGCTGCACGCGCAGCCCGGCCAAAAAAGAGGAGAGGTTTCAGGTAGGGATGGTGGGgatatataaactatatatatatttttttaatgaattttatagtattcattttatatatattattatacaaaatgtaGGCTTGCAATAATAATTGTTCTTTAAAGTTCTCTTTAGTTtcgttaaaatatattaaaaaacaagaaaactatatattatattctcTAGTTTAATATACAtaccaatatatatatcactatgcctttctatattttaatttctatagTTGCCAGCCAGAATCGTAGAAGtcgcagtggcagtggcaagtGCATTTGGCCCACCACGGAGTGGCTAAGAAAACTGCGGCACCAAAAGCCACACAAGGAGGCCGATGCCTGTACTGATACCGATCTAGAGTTGGGCAGGACTACTATCAACAGACGCAGCAGTGTCCTGTTGATGGTCCTGCTCAGCAGTTCCGATGAGGTCAAAGCCAAGGCCGTTCTGGTCAGTGACCAGCATCAGCAGTCTAGCACACAGCAGGAGGTGAAGCTGGACGAGGACGTGGAGGATGCCATCGATGCTCTCTGGCTGTGAGATGTCCCAACCCTCTAGCACTTAACTAACCcctaaaaacaaatacaaaaacaagaaacaatTCCCTGTAAATGAAATCCCCACTAATAGCTAACTACTGTGTACAGaccaattaattaatcaaacaAATTGTTTATGGCTGCTTCCtatttatacataaatattttcccgcCAGCGTTGCAGTTGTGGATTGTGAGCCCCTCTTCGCTTCGGCTTCGCTCTGCTGGAAAATCAAATGGAAATTCTGCGATTTCTTCCGGGGAGCAGCTTTGAACACTTTGTGACGacacctacacacacacatttgatAAGTGATATTTACTTGACTAAGTTTTCCCGGATAAATAGTTGTGTAAGTTTAAGTGCAAAGCGCATCCTtcagaaaccaaaaagaaacgAAATTAGCTATAGTCCAACTATGATATAAGGTGTATTTATAAAGCGAACGAGTCGGTAGAATAAGAAGagatttaatttctttttctattgaaaatatatgttaTTTGATGGTATGAATgtatttatggttttttatgGATTAAAAAGAGGTAAGTACTGCAACAAACATCATTACCTTTCTTTGTTATAATTATGGTAAATTCTTTGAGggaatattagtttttatattcttttcacttcgaaatatattttatattaatcttattaaaattcccaagttttatttattaaagttttaatgTTCTTAATCATTAATAAAAACCAGCTAATTGTCTTGCATTTTGCTGCCTTGAATCGTCATTTAATTTGACGCTGTAAACGAAATCCCATTGgcgttgaatttaattttcgaGCCATTTACTGCTAGCAAAAACCCTGTGATTGGCACTTAAATATCAGGCACTCGACGTTCTTTGGTCCTCTGGCCCTTTTCGGTCCTTTTCACAATAAGGACGTGGAAAATAAACGGACAAATGACAGTAAAAAGTGACTAAAAAGCAAAATGGCAGCAATGGCAGCGTCAAGAGCTGCGTTgattaattgtaattttaatcaAGGGGCCGAAGCGAATTTGTCAGCGACATTCGAGAGAGAAAGGGATTGTGGAGGCCAAACTGATGACCCAATTCGTAGTTGTTAATGGCCGGCTGTTTCATGGCTATGATGTATGACTTAGGATTGCCAAAGGGAACATCATCATTACCCGGAAGTGCGCCAAATCGATGGAGAATGTCAGTGTGCCTCGAAAATACAAAATGCTAAGTGTTCATCATTCATGCAACACAATGTCCCGCGGATCCTGCCATTCATTTTGATAAAGGACCTCCCAAATCAGGAGTGGGCGACGCAGAAGCGCACAGCCATTCCCCTCCATAATTTCTTTACATTAATTGAACTGAAATTGGGGTccgaaaatacataaatttaagATCTTAAAAAATGCGTCATTTTCGttacaatttaattcaaaattaacGCTCAAATGGATTGATTTGACAACGCTTTTACGTAATTTTTTTACCTGTTTTATCTGTTAATTCGAAGTGGTggaaaaaatcaacatttaattGAGCGAGATGCCAACTCAATTATGTAAATGATGGAAAAGGTAAAACagcaaaaatatcaaatgaaATTGGATAATTATTATGTCCACAAAAAATTACCTTTATTAAAACTGATTGAGTGCAACTGAAATGAAAGTGAATTACTTACAGATTATGATTTCATAAAGTTGCAAAGTCAATTAAAGAAAGTGGTTTACAGCTTACACCAGGGTTGGCCGCATTTGCTCGACCTTGTTTAGCCTCTTTCACTAATATTTTCCTTGGCCGAAATGCAATTAGAAACCAATTTATGGCTGCAATTCAATAAAACCAAAGCCTTCGGTATTTGCCTTAAATTACATTCAGTGGGCCATCTGTAAATCCCAAATTGTATTTACAATTTGCAGACGCACACACAGGAGAGTagatgaaatgaaataaacacaACAAGGCCCTGAATCAATAGAATCCATCTTTTTCCAAGGGACAGCCAGCTAAATGCCATTGAATGGGTATATGATATGGTTTCACTCTTACAAACACACAGAGTTGAGTTGAAACTGGCCAATTCCCTCTGTATTGGTAGGAGCACTGCCAGAAAGTGGAGGTACTTTAACACACTTAACAGGTTcctttttagaattttataagaattaaaccatcttaaattttattttatattttattaccattaAATTAGTATCCCTATAATAAAAAAGCATTTTTGAATAAAGATTTTTCCCTCTGTACAGCAAATGCAACTAAACTCGATTTGCAGCTCTTTTCAGAATGCCAAGAGCAAGCGGATGTGGAGTGCCGGATACGACGAAGGACGTTGAGAGGATGGTTTAAGCGATATAAACGAAAAACTAATCAAAGGGGTTGGGTACAAAATTCAGTATCCGTTGGGTCAAAGGACAAGCAGGGTGGACTGACTGTCCATCACACACTGACCACTGACGAGTTTGCGGCTTTTGGCAAAACAGCAAAACTTTACCCTGAATTTAGGTCATTTTGGGGTCACTTTGTTGTTACTTGAACTTGTtgaatactttaaaataataaatataaatcagcAGTGAGAAAGTTTTCCTTGCATTTGAATGTTTAACTAGGGCAACGAGGAATTAAGGGCACCAAGACCAAATTACTCAACtagtttctataaatatttgtggAGATAACCTCCAGGAAActtctaaaataaattcaaagtaATTATTTCTGACTtttgaaaagcttttaaatgccaagtataaatgaaaaatactcACTTCTTTgcataaagaaatatttaatgataaaATAACATCATTTTCCCTTTATATATACTTGCCAGAAATCTCGTATAATTTATGCTCAgacttaaattaaatcaaaatattttgccTTAACTCGttgtaaaattgaaaaaactataattaaacTCTAATTATACAACTTATCTTTAATGATTTTTGAAGCGTGTAAACTTTTCCAATAAATGAGCAACTCTCGACCAAAAACTAAACTCGTAGCTAATTATTAAACTACTAGGGCGGGCCCCTGGGGCAAcatttcatattaaaaatctCTCCCGAacgaaatatgtaaatattccACACCAATTTCCGCTAAATCATcatcagcaggagcagcagcattaattataaaacaagCCGGGCCAGCCAGGGATTGCTGCCAGCAGGCAAATTTCAAATGCAATTGCTACAAATTTCATTGAATTAAGCGCACATCAAGGCCGGGGCCCAGTCCCTCAGTCCTTGGCTGTGAAAATTTTCGGCTGTTTAACAATTCCTAAAATGTACGCCAGTTGGCAGTGGCCAAGCAGAAaggccagaaaaaaaattagcatAATTGCTGGGAGGGTCGGGCAACGTaaggcaaaaaaaggaaaattcaaatgaaacggcagcagcagcagcttttccCATCGCCCCCTCTCTAATTATTCGGTAATTTATGCTCGCCCCAATGTGTGAACATTTTTGCCATGCAATTGCACGTCAAATTTTGATGGATTTCATTTCGAAAAGCTGTCCATCGCTGCCCACGTTCTGTGTTGTCTCATCATTGAGTTCGTTAATGTATAGTCCTGGCCAGCTTAGTGATTTGAGTGGGACTTTAGGGGTTTGAGAATATTAAGCGAGAGTTCCTTGTAACTTTATTTTTGGTCATTCTCTGTAAATATTCCTGGGGATTCCAAATAAGCATCTATTTTAACTGTTagaactttaaaatatttttagcctTAAAAAGGGTGCTcgaaactatatatttttactagaTACATATGCCATACGTTCCCGGAAAACCCCAAATATTATATAGAAAGCTAGAACACGCTAACCGGAAATATTTCCCGCACGCTTTCCACATTTATGCGTGCTTGAAAGCCATTtccattacgcatacgcaacgTTGGCCACGGATATTTATGCCAAGTCGTTAGCTGAAAACCCATTGACACCTGCGGCTTTTGACGCCCCCTCATAATAATATATGCTTTCAGTATTTACAAGCTACATGTTTTTGTCACATGCCAGCGTCAGCAATATccagaaattgaaaatataaactcGCAAATATCGCACTTGACGATGATTGATCGCGCTGAAACGCCAACAACTTGCATACATTTCCTTGATATTCATTTTAAACACTTAAAcattaatcaaattttggGCAATGGCTTATTTAAATTGCTCACGCAACCTGTGTCTAATGCTCGCCCAATAAATGCGCAAAAAAAGCCCCCATCGCAATAGATTTCCCCGCTACTTGCCGTGGGTTCAGGgagtaaaaacaaacaaattccAGTCATTTGTCAACAAAGTTtgataaatgttttaattatggCCCACGCCTCAGTTGGAGGCCAATCCAAGGAATATTGAATAGGGCAAGTTttccgtttttgtttttgcgttGTCAAGGTGGCGAAAGGGtcagaaaatgaaatgaaaatgttttccttgGGAGATTAGAGGAAAAAACCCGAGTGACCAGCCTTTGAAGTGGTTCATTAGTTAAGTGAGTGAGACAGTTGTTATTATAGGTAGACCAGAAATCTCGATCTGATCGGAATTTTTGGCTAAATCGTCCAACCTGGAACGGGCACGTGGAGCGTTTGCGACtgattttgttaaattattcAGCTTAAGTCGAAAAAACCGGCAGCTACGCGCCTTTGGCCACAGACAGCTACGCTACGTTACCGTTACAAAGATATATAGTACTGATTTATGCCGAATATTTTCGTATGGTTAGACATTTGCATTTGGCCTATGGAAATtgcgaaatatttatttggcaAATCAGAGCCGAATCGAATGCTGCCAGACGAGTGCACGTGCCATTGGTAATTGATTGATTGTAAGCAAACACAAGGCAACAGCTGACAAGATAAGCAAACAGCAGAGAAAGtcagccagcagccagcatAATCCCGAAATTTGTTGTAACATTTTCAAATTCATTTCTGCCATTTCTGTCAATTTCTTCTAGCTTACTTTAAGGCTTTAAGGTGGAAATTTTGCTTAAAAACTTGGGTAAGacgaaaaaatattacaaagaATTTATAAGGAATGTCATCTAAatttgaaagttattaataaTAGCGTTAATGgcttttacaaaatataaagttAGTTCTACAAACATTCTTAAAGAAACCCATTCAAAAGCGTTCAATTAAATTCTCGCTGGTTTTCCCCATTAAAGAGGGCCACtgaccccaaaaaaaaacagaccCCCCAACAAACTGGTTAAGTTCTATACAGGCAAGCCAAGTTTGATCCGCTTACGGGTTTTGGGGAAAAGCCGGCTTAATTGCTTTTCAATAACACAACAAAAGGGCTGCGCGACGAATCCGAATCCGCGGAAAACACGCAATGTCGAGGAAAGGCGTcgtaaaaaatgcaaacaactTGTGCGGGCCCAAACCTCATTAAACACAGCCAAGcggcggaaacggaagcaAGGATAACACTACTACTACCACTACCAGAACTAGAATACACTGCAACAAGGCCTTGTTGCGTGTTCGTTGTCATTTTGATTCGGTTTCGGCCCAGTTAAGAGGCGGCCGCGCATAGGTGGGCGTGACCAGCAGCCGTTCGACAACAATTGTTCCGGAGTAAAAAGAAACTTTCCTTGTTTATGGTTGAATAAATGTTGGGACTGCTTTTGTTGTCCCACCAATTGGCTGAAGGTGTTGTCTACAGGTaagaaaagtggaaaagaAGGGCTCAAGAAATAATGGGAATGTGGAAAGTTCGCCTGTCAGCAGGTGCTCTTAAGATTTCA
Proteins encoded:
- the MsR2 gene encoding LOW QUALITY PROTEIN: uncharacterized protein MsR2 (The sequence of the model RefSeq protein was modified relative to this genomic sequence to represent the inferred CDS: substituted 1 base at 1 genomic stop codon) → MVTNMSQPHYCGTGIDDFHTNYKYFHGYFSLIVCILGTIANTLNIIVLTRREMRSPTNAILTGLAVADLAVMLEYIPYTVHDYILSARLPREEQLSYSWACFIKFHSVFPQVLHTISIWLTVTLAVWRYIAVSYPQRNRIWCGMRTTLITIATAYVVCVLVVSPWLYLVSAIAKFLETLDASGKTIASVPLSQYILDYNREQEEDVTMQVMSSTTPDISWAMPSGSANGTAVSVLTLTTVVPLTSWTPGTTPAMMGERNVTVYKLYHSALALHDRQFRNATFLIYSVLIKLIPCFALTVLSVRLIGALLEAKRRRKILACHAANDMQPIVNGKVVVTPTQPKSCKLLEKEKQTDRTTRMLLAVLLLFLITEFPQGIMGLLNALLGDAFFLQCYLKLSDLMDILALINSSINFILYCSMSRQFRSTFALLFRPRWLDKWLPLSQHDGEGRGGGSGYGYGYGGGGGYGRQRLLHTDAASKSMAIDLGLTTQVTNVXHESSGRAAVSTAAAASSTAAAGAATSLAAASAAAAASTAAAAATSTTAATEIDGCAGATNDISLVEVLHAQPGQKRGEVSVASQNRRSRSGSGKCIWPTTEWLRKLRHQKPHKEADACTDTDLELGRTTINRRSSVLLMVLLSSSDEVKAKAVLVSDQHQQSSTQQEVKLDEDVEDAIDALWLVAVVDCEPLFASASLCWKIKWKFCDFFRGAALNTL